The following proteins are co-located in the Gordonia polyisoprenivorans genome:
- a CDS encoding tubulin-like doman-containing protein codes for MTMSLYHSATGTQAPHCIHAIGIGRTGAYMVEALLRTGEIEDLMADPRARFTGLSIDIGEQDQWELKEYAAGLEQRMSARDIPFDRVQMRTVSLEVPSKDELMATVAEWPHHLAAEYPRFSPLTQDEPWLPDVELPAAGESIPRAIAKAIYGHNYYAGEKILAKELDDFVASVNSTKLPSIVLIFFSMAGGTGSGMVVDLARHLSTERLGRRLPVVGIASMPFSGDEPHAGGPAELYPVLNEIDCMLDDTKNQAIAGVWGDLYRNPFTGGFLALPQEHSWKRLGSYTKTGTPAIRDALRKGVTRKFINDSFCRFVVQQQGRLLFKMLRPAGFTGAPHERNISGDRTFTVFDVAKLTHPGVEVLPGEPRSKWRAVVSKWIDYIPTFSGLADGFVTDYVEAHTVAPRELWNPTLQARLESVLGKYVLPGEDGTLNTSVGEFFDELTAYTNIIIPGVAKTDFTAFYEARTAYDAVDDATERALMHSWLLDLGTLLSEQPSGDNVELVAFDAIRGEAPVSPDITSVQAEHIGPLAATVVPTP; via the coding sequence ATGACCATGTCGCTGTATCACAGTGCAACGGGCACACAGGCGCCACATTGCATCCACGCCATCGGGATCGGCCGGACCGGTGCCTACATGGTGGAAGCGCTGCTGCGCACCGGTGAGATCGAAGACCTGATGGCCGATCCCCGAGCTCGGTTCACCGGACTGTCCATCGACATCGGTGAGCAGGATCAGTGGGAACTCAAAGAATACGCCGCAGGCCTCGAACAGCGCATGAGCGCCCGTGACATCCCGTTCGACCGCGTGCAGATGCGGACCGTCTCGCTCGAGGTGCCGTCCAAGGACGAACTGATGGCGACGGTCGCCGAGTGGCCGCACCATCTTGCCGCCGAGTATCCGCGGTTCAGCCCGTTGACGCAGGATGAGCCGTGGTTGCCCGATGTCGAGTTGCCGGCGGCGGGCGAATCGATTCCGCGAGCCATCGCCAAGGCGATCTACGGTCACAATTACTATGCGGGAGAGAAGATCCTGGCCAAGGAGCTCGACGACTTCGTGGCGTCGGTCAACTCGACCAAACTGCCATCGATCGTGCTCATCTTCTTCTCGATGGCTGGTGGCACGGGGTCGGGCATGGTCGTCGACCTCGCGCGGCACCTGTCGACCGAGCGGCTCGGACGCCGGTTGCCGGTGGTCGGTATCGCCAGCATGCCGTTCTCGGGCGACGAGCCGCACGCCGGTGGTCCGGCCGAGCTGTATCCGGTGCTCAACGAAATCGACTGCATGCTCGATGACACCAAGAACCAGGCGATCGCCGGTGTGTGGGGTGACCTCTACCGCAATCCCTTCACCGGCGGCTTTCTCGCACTGCCGCAGGAACATTCGTGGAAGCGGCTCGGGTCCTACACCAAGACTGGTACCCCGGCGATCCGTGACGCCCTCCGTAAAGGGGTGACCCGCAAGTTCATCAACGACTCGTTCTGCCGCTTCGTCGTCCAGCAACAGGGCCGCCTGCTGTTCAAGATGCTGCGGCCGGCCGGTTTCACCGGGGCGCCACACGAGCGCAACATCTCCGGCGACCGCACGTTCACCGTGTTCGACGTGGCCAAGCTGACCCACCCCGGTGTCGAGGTGCTCCCCGGCGAGCCGCGCAGCAAATGGCGTGCGGTGGTGAGCAAGTGGATCGACTACATCCCGACGTTCTCCGGGCTCGCGGACGGGTTTGTCACCGACTACGTCGAGGCGCACACCGTCGCACCTCGGGAACTGTGGAATCCGACCTTGCAGGCGCGGTTGGAATCGGTGCTCGGCAAGTATGTGCTCCCCGGGGAGGACGGAACCCTCAACACCTCGGTGGGCGAGTTCTTCGATGAGTTGACCGCCTACACCAACATCATCATCCCGGGAGTTGCCAAGACCGACTTCACCGCATTCTACGAGGCCCGAACCGCCTACGACGCAGTCGATGATGCGACCGAGCGCGCGCTCATGCATTCCTGGCTGCTCGACCTGGGCACCCTGTTGTCCGAACAGCCCAGCGGTGACAACGTCGAACTCGTCGCGTTCGACGCGATCCGCGGTGAGGCCCCGGTCTCGCCCGACATCACCTCCGTGCAGGCCGAACACATCGGACCGCTCGCGGCCACCGTGGTGCCGACCCCCTGA